The following coding sequences lie in one Lentilactobacillus sp. SPB1-3 genomic window:
- a CDS encoding L-lactate dehydrogenase — MTRKIGVIGMGNVGSTVAHYLVSSGSTDDLVLIDTNDKKVQADAIDFEDALANLPAHTNITINDYSALSDADIVISALGQIRLQDNAGDDRFAELPFTSGQVKDVAQKIKASGFHGVIIAITNPVDVITSIYQEVTGLPKNQVIGTGTLLDSARMKRAVAKGLDIDPRSVTGYNLGEHGNSQFTAWSTVRALGRPVTDIANERGLDLDEIDHEARIGGYVVFRGKGYTNYGVATAAVRLANVVLNDAHEELPVSNYREELGTYLSYPAIVGRNGIVEQLQLKLTDEELAKLQTSADFIKTKFAESMQ; from the coding sequence ATGACAAGAAAAATCGGAGTAATCGGTATGGGTAATGTTGGCTCTACAGTTGCTCATTACTTGGTATCATCGGGATCAACAGATGATTTAGTTTTAATTGATACAAATGACAAGAAGGTTCAAGCTGATGCAATTGATTTTGAAGATGCACTAGCGAACCTGCCTGCCCACACGAATATTACGATAAATGATTATTCCGCATTAAGTGATGCAGATATAGTAATTTCTGCGTTAGGACAAATTAGACTTCAGGATAATGCAGGCGATGATCGTTTTGCTGAACTACCATTCACCAGTGGTCAGGTCAAAGATGTAGCTCAAAAAATTAAAGCATCTGGGTTCCATGGAGTGATTATCGCGATTACTAATCCGGTGGATGTCATTACTTCAATTTACCAAGAAGTTACCGGACTACCAAAGAATCAGGTGATTGGTACGGGGACGTTACTTGATTCTGCTAGAATGAAACGGGCCGTCGCTAAGGGATTAGACATTGATCCACGGTCTGTTACGGGTTATAACCTAGGGGAACATGGAAATTCTCAGTTTACAGCATGGTCAACGGTCCGTGCGTTGGGTAGACCTGTTACTGACATTGCGAACGAACGTGGTTTAGATCTTGATGAAATTGACCATGAAGCTCGCATTGGTGGTTATGTTGTCTTTCGTGGCAAAGGATATACTAATTATGGTGTAGCTACTGCCGCGGTCCGGTTAGCAAACGTAGTTTTGAATGACGCTCATGAGGAATTACCAGTTTCCAATTATCGTGAGGAGTTAGGAACCTATTTATCATATCCGGCAATTGTTGGCCGCAACGGGATTGTGGAACAATTACAGCTTAAGTTAACTGATGAAGAATTAGCGAAGTTGCAAACTTCTGCTGACTTTATCAAAACTAAGTTTGCCGAATCAATGCAGTAA
- a CDS encoding Spx/MgsR family RNA polymerase-binding regulatory protein codes for MITLYVSSSNSSSRKAREWLEEHDLQFEVRNMIREPLTRDEIKQLFSLSENGSEDLVSTRAKKYQEIKSRINDLTFSELVNILVKHQELIKRPIIKNDYMMQVGFSEEDIRAFLPRSVRKRNLELLTQKMLTV; via the coding sequence ATGATTACCCTATACGTATCATCAAGCAATTCGTCTAGTCGAAAAGCTAGAGAATGGTTGGAAGAACATGATCTTCAATTTGAAGTTAGAAACATGATTCGAGAACCACTGACACGAGATGAAATTAAACAGCTTTTCTCTCTATCTGAAAATGGTAGCGAAGATCTTGTATCAACTCGTGCTAAGAAGTATCAAGAAATTAAGTCACGGATCAACGATTTAACTTTCTCGGAATTAGTTAATATCTTGGTAAAGCATCAAGAGTTAATTAAGCGACCTATCATAAAGAATGATTATATGATGCAAGTCGGCTTCAGCGAGGAAGATATCAGGGCCTTTCTCCCACGTAGTGTGCGAAAGCGAAACTTAGAATTGTTAACGCAAAAAATGTTAACTGTATAA
- a CDS encoding peptide ABC transporter substrate-binding protein, protein MNKKLVFGVAAAVVAIGIIGEVANRKPASNAQSVKSQTLNLSATAPLDTIDISKSTGYGQTGNVFESFFRLGKNGKATAGLADKYSVSKNGKTWKFHIRSAKWSNGDPITAQDFVYSWRRTINPKTKSEYAYLFDNIKNATAISNGKKNADQLGIHSSGKHTVVVELTKPVSYFKVLMAYPLFGPQNEKFIKSVGSKYATRSKYMVYSGPFKMVDWTGTGNKWSFVKNNQYWDKKQVKLHRINYTVVQNPATGLDLYQQGKLDLTPLSTEQVKNFKNNKEYRQYPYSYNTFLKYNFADENTSRRKVINNQNARLAMSLAIDRNQLTKKVLGDGSSTPTGLVPEKVASDPKNGTDFAKEQVVKNTVDYNPELAKQYWQKALKQSGMKKVSFELLASNDDPESNVVTQYLKAQLQKELPGLTINIRSIPGNAANSLTQKGDFDISLSGWGADFNDPISHLQIPVAGTPYNYGKYNNSTYNKLIYKANNQDANEPEKRWDDLVQASHVLNEDQGLTPLYQQVTAYLQKPTIHGIIHNTAGTQWNYKYAYLK, encoded by the coding sequence ATGAATAAAAAATTAGTATTTGGAGTCGCTGCTGCTGTTGTCGCAATTGGAATTATTGGTGAGGTTGCTAATCGAAAACCTGCTTCTAATGCTCAAAGTGTTAAATCACAAACACTTAATTTAAGTGCGACCGCTCCATTGGATACCATTGATATCTCTAAATCGACTGGTTATGGCCAAACGGGCAATGTGTTTGAAAGTTTCTTTAGACTTGGGAAAAATGGAAAAGCCACTGCTGGACTGGCTGATAAATATTCAGTATCTAAGAACGGTAAAACTTGGAAGTTTCACATTAGATCAGCAAAGTGGAGTAATGGTGATCCCATAACAGCACAAGATTTTGTTTATTCATGGCGCAGAACGATCAATCCTAAAACTAAATCAGAGTACGCATATCTGTTTGATAATATTAAAAATGCCACTGCAATTAGTAATGGCAAAAAGAATGCTGATCAACTTGGAATTCACTCTAGTGGTAAGCATACTGTTGTGGTTGAGCTAACTAAACCTGTTTCTTATTTTAAGGTTTTAATGGCTTACCCATTATTTGGACCCCAAAACGAAAAATTTATTAAATCAGTTGGTAGTAAATATGCAACTAGATCTAAGTATATGGTTTATTCAGGACCATTTAAGATGGTCGACTGGACAGGAACTGGTAACAAGTGGTCATTTGTTAAAAACAATCAGTATTGGGATAAGAAACAAGTCAAATTACATCGTATCAATTATACGGTTGTCCAGAATCCAGCAACTGGTCTGGATCTCTATCAGCAAGGTAAGCTTGATCTGACGCCACTTTCAACTGAACAGGTAAAAAACTTCAAGAACAATAAGGAATATCGCCAATACCCATATTCGTATAATACATTCTTGAAATATAATTTTGCTGACGAGAATACAAGCCGTCGTAAAGTGATTAATAATCAAAATGCCAGATTAGCAATGTCATTGGCGATTGATCGCAATCAGTTAACCAAGAAGGTCTTAGGTGATGGTTCATCAACTCCAACCGGTTTAGTTCCTGAAAAGGTTGCTTCTGATCCTAAAAACGGAACTGATTTTGCTAAGGAACAAGTGGTGAAAAATACTGTCGATTACAATCCCGAACTGGCTAAGCAGTATTGGCAGAAGGCTTTGAAACAATCAGGCATGAAAAAAGTCAGCTTTGAATTGTTAGCTTCAAATGATGATCCGGAATCCAATGTGGTTACGCAGTACCTTAAAGCTCAATTGCAAAAAGAACTGCCTGGATTAACCATTAATATCCGCTCAATACCTGGAAATGCTGCCAATTCACTAACGCAGAAAGGTGATTTTGACATCAGCCTGTCAGGATGGGGTGCGGACTTTAATGATCCAATTTCTCATTTACAAATTCCGGTAGCTGGCACGCCATATAATTACGGCAAGTATAATAATTCTACTTATAACAAATTAATCTATAAAGCCAATAATCAAGACGCAAATGAGCCAGAAAAACGTTGGGATGATTTAGTTCAAGCAAGTCATGTTCTTAATGAAGATCAGGGACTAACACCACTTTATCAACAAGTTACGGCATATCTACAAAAACCAACGATTCATGGAATAATCCATAATACTGCTGGAACACAGTGGAATTATAAATATGCATATTTGAAATAG
- a CDS encoding D-2-hydroxyacid dehydrogenase, translating into MKILMYNVRQDEEQDIKNYQAKHDVEISTNNVPLSDKTVALAAGYDGIITQQHGSLGSEKVYEKLHSFGIKQIGLRITGYEIVDLDAARKNDLVVTNVPAYSPRSVSELVLAHTMWLVRHMGILTARESHGNFSWNGIESGEIHDMTIGIIGAGKIGSAVARIFRALGATVIAADPVKRPELNDTLTYVDHETVFKTSDIITMHTPLTSETHHMIDETFFRQMKSSAFFINASRGPVVKTEDLVSALENREIAGAAIDTYEGESATVGKNLDSKVLDKNLQKLLAMPNVNVSPHVGFYTDVAVKNMIEIALNDTIDILNDAGSLHIVS; encoded by the coding sequence ATGAAAATTCTAATGTATAACGTTAGGCAAGATGAAGAACAAGATATTAAAAATTATCAAGCAAAACATGATGTTGAAATCTCAACAAATAATGTTCCTCTCAGCGATAAGACAGTTGCGCTGGCGGCAGGTTACGATGGTATTATCACCCAGCAACATGGCTCGCTCGGATCAGAAAAGGTTTATGAAAAGCTTCATTCATTTGGAATTAAACAGATTGGTTTAAGAATTACAGGATATGAAATTGTTGATTTAGATGCAGCAAGAAAAAATGATCTTGTAGTTACTAATGTTCCTGCATACTCTCCCCGTTCAGTTAGTGAGTTGGTATTGGCCCATACGATGTGGTTGGTTCGGCATATGGGAATCTTGACCGCTCGAGAAAGTCATGGCAACTTTAGTTGGAATGGCATTGAATCTGGTGAAATTCATGATATGACAATTGGCATTATTGGTGCAGGTAAGATTGGCAGTGCGGTTGCCCGAATTTTCAGAGCGCTTGGAGCAACTGTGATTGCTGCTGATCCAGTTAAAAGACCGGAGTTAAATGACACACTCACATATGTTGATCACGAAACGGTCTTTAAGACATCAGATATTATTACGATGCACACGCCATTGACTAGTGAAACCCATCATATGATTGATGAAACTTTTTTTAGACAAATGAAATCAAGTGCATTTTTTATCAATGCATCGAGAGGACCAGTCGTAAAAACTGAAGACTTAGTTTCTGCTTTAGAAAATCGTGAGATTGCCGGTGCGGCCATCGATACTTATGAAGGAGAAAGCGCCACAGTTGGCAAAAATTTAGATAGTAAAGTTCTGGACAAAAATCTTCAAAAATTGTTGGCAATGCCAAATGTGAATGTCAGTCCTCACGTTGGTTTTTATACTGATGTTGCAGTTAAGAATATGATTGAGATAGCGTTGAACGATACAATTGATATTTTAAATGACGCTGGAAGCCTGCATATCGTTAGCTGA
- a CDS encoding matrixin family metalloprotease yields MVKFKKQLLGLATAIFAFGSVFTAGIGNESQSAEANTKSAKVVKVQNFSTRQYRATKGYIYRTTTLNKKIHNAKNYPKTVFYTSRQVTVKKTNGKKAVYFYVQNKTKKVKGYIWRGYLVQIRKISSDKTPTENNNDLSSTSSTAEPIISASALDELINKAPDLDPSSAILNLNAREYGTYRNILDKAYNIIQTSPASMFENNTASIYVTNNRLVPYVQQAISKWNNVLNETVFTMGTKGNHTLTVNLVSDDDSGWDGMYDGKAVYVEATRFLNSHYPNAYLDPQAASLVNPNTYWVGVITHELGHTLGLDHTGYQSDLMFASSSKGSAIAKYDWQSPVELSSTGLDGAESGGNFTSRDIDRAKLAKNLGYW; encoded by the coding sequence ATGGTCAAATTTAAGAAGCAGTTGCTTGGACTAGCCACTGCAATTTTTGCTTTCGGTTCGGTGTTTACAGCAGGCATTGGAAATGAATCTCAATCCGCAGAAGCCAATACTAAATCCGCTAAAGTCGTTAAAGTACAGAATTTTAGTACTAGACAGTACCGAGCTACTAAGGGGTATATTTATCGGACAACAACATTAAATAAAAAAATTCATAATGCTAAAAATTATCCTAAGACGGTATTTTACACTAGTCGCCAAGTAACAGTTAAGAAGACCAATGGTAAAAAGGCCGTTTATTTCTATGTCCAAAATAAGACCAAGAAGGTCAAAGGATATATTTGGCGTGGTTACCTAGTTCAAATAAGGAAAATATCTTCTGATAAGACGCCTACCGAGAACAACAATGATCTAAGTTCTACTTCATCAACAGCTGAACCAATTATCTCTGCCAGTGCCCTTGATGAGTTAATTAATAAAGCTCCGGACTTAGATCCCTCAAGTGCAATTTTGAATTTAAATGCTCGGGAATATGGTACGTACAGGAATATCTTGGACAAGGCTTACAATATCATTCAAACATCCCCGGCATCGATGTTTGAAAATAATACTGCAAGTATATACGTCACAAATAATAGATTGGTACCATACGTTCAACAAGCAATCAGCAAGTGGAATAATGTGCTGAACGAAACGGTTTTTACCATGGGAACTAAGGGTAATCACACACTTACTGTTAATTTGGTTTCTGATGATGATTCTGGCTGGGATGGCATGTACGACGGTAAAGCAGTTTATGTTGAGGCAACGCGCTTTTTAAACTCGCATTACCCCAACGCTTATTTAGATCCTCAAGCAGCTTCGCTAGTGAACCCTAATACTTATTGGGTTGGTGTAATTACTCATGAATTGGGTCATACTCTTGGATTGGATCACACCGGTTATCAAAGTGACTTGATGTTTGCAAGCAGTAGTAAAGGTAGTGCGATTGCCAAATATGATTGGCAATCACCAGTTGAATTGTCAAGCACAGGGCTTGATGGTGCTGAGAGCGGCGGTAACTTTACAAGTCGCGACATTGATCGTGCAAAATTAGCTAAAAACCTTGGTTACTGGTAA
- a CDS encoding AzlC family ABC transporter permease yields the protein MNQELSARAGLKDVVPTLVGYIGVGLAFGIVAKAANLSVLVVFIMSLLVYAGAGQFLIVSMLTAGAPVVTIAISVLLINARMSLMSMTVAPYLKKESLLKYIGLGSLLTDETFALSMNKLNYTDRQLNGAWLNTANIVAYLVWALSTVVGAVLGSAISDPKVLGLDFAVVAMFIGLLYLQMIADHSKPLIMHLEVAGFVMVSIFVLMRFMPGNTAILVGTILGCLFGMAVEKK from the coding sequence GTGAATCAAGAACTTAGTGCTAGGGCGGGGTTAAAGGACGTTGTTCCGACTTTGGTTGGCTATATTGGCGTGGGATTAGCTTTCGGAATTGTAGCTAAGGCTGCCAATCTTTCAGTATTGGTTGTGTTTATCATGTCGCTGCTTGTGTATGCCGGCGCAGGCCAATTTTTAATCGTGTCAATGTTGACTGCGGGTGCACCAGTAGTTACGATTGCGATTTCCGTACTGCTTATCAATGCCCGTATGAGCTTAATGAGTATGACAGTTGCTCCTTATCTAAAGAAAGAATCGTTGCTTAAATATATCGGTTTAGGAAGTTTACTAACCGATGAAACATTCGCACTGTCGATGAATAAGCTTAATTATACGGATCGGCAATTAAATGGAGCCTGGTTGAATACTGCTAATATAGTTGCGTACTTAGTTTGGGCGCTCTCAACTGTGGTTGGAGCGGTGCTTGGTAGTGCAATATCGGATCCGAAAGTTTTAGGCCTTGATTTTGCGGTGGTTGCCATGTTCATTGGTTTACTTTACTTACAGATGATTGCCGATCACAGTAAACCACTGATCATGCATCTAGAAGTCGCCGGGTTTGTCATGGTGAGTATTTTCGTTCTGATGCGTTTTATGCCCGGAAATACCGCGATTCTTGTTGGTACGATATTAGGTTGCTTATTTGGAATGGCGGTGGAAAAGAAATGA
- a CDS encoding VOC family protein, translating into MSLSVYLYFNGNCKEAIEFYSDVFGVADDDRQITTYKNASDFGGNPEDADRIIRSSIKVGDMKILMADVAKGSNLRQGNNFALQFETRDENELRTVYDRLSEGGKVHLPLQDSFFTSLFANLTDKFGISWQLRLEK; encoded by the coding sequence ATGTCTTTGAGTGTATATTTGTATTTTAATGGTAATTGCAAAGAAGCAATTGAGTTTTATAGTGATGTATTTGGAGTCGCTGATGATGACAGACAAATCACAACTTATAAAAACGCATCAGATTTTGGTGGTAATCCAGAGGATGCGGATAGAATCATTCGGTCATCAATCAAGGTTGGCGATATGAAAATATTGATGGCCGATGTTGCTAAGGGAAGCAACTTACGTCAAGGTAATAACTTTGCGTTACAGTTTGAGACGCGGGACGAAAATGAACTTAGAACGGTCTATGATAGATTGTCTGAAGGTGGAAAGGTTCATTTACCATTGCAGGACTCGTTCTTCACATCATTATTTGCCAATTTGACTGATAAATTCGGTATCAGTTGGCAATTAAGATTAGAAAAATAG
- a CDS encoding aminotransferase class I/II-fold pyridoxal phosphate-dependent enzyme produces MSKELVAKMNRQVTQLKPSSILEFNKQISKIEGIIKLTLGEPDFNTPEHIKQAAINAITDNDSHYTDSHGIIELREAAANYMNEKYDLNYDPASEVLITAGATGSIYSSLTAILNPGDSVIIPTPIFPFYIPITQLNGAKPIFIDTSDDGFILSPEKLAETIEANRDTVKAVILNYPTNPTGVTYEREDLEKIADVLKRYDIFVISDEIYSELTYEKQHVSMGTILPEQALVINGVSKSHAMTGWRIGVVCGPADILAEVGKVSEFTVTSETTNAQRAAVEAFTNGMNDAIPMKEEYAKRQQILVKGLTEAGFECPNPKGAFYIFAKIPAGMNQNSVDFCYELAENAKVAVIPGATFGPGGEGYVRISYAASEADLREAVNRIKAYALVK; encoded by the coding sequence ATGAGTAAAGAATTAGTAGCAAAAATGAATCGTCAGGTAACGCAACTAAAACCATCTTCAATTCTGGAATTCAACAAACAAATTTCAAAAATTGAAGGTATTATCAAATTAACTTTGGGAGAACCAGACTTTAATACGCCTGAACACATTAAACAAGCAGCGATTAACGCCATAACTGACAATGACAGTCACTACACTGATTCACATGGAATAATTGAGCTCCGAGAGGCGGCCGCAAATTACATGAACGAAAAGTACGACTTGAATTACGATCCTGCCTCTGAGGTATTAATTACCGCTGGGGCTACTGGTTCAATTTACTCATCGCTCACAGCCATTCTAAATCCTGGGGATTCAGTAATTATTCCAACGCCAATATTCCCATTTTACATTCCAATTACCCAGTTAAACGGCGCTAAACCAATATTTATTGATACTTCTGATGATGGCTTCATATTATCTCCTGAAAAATTAGCCGAAACAATTGAAGCTAATCGAGACACCGTTAAAGCGGTGATTTTGAATTACCCAACTAATCCAACCGGAGTAACTTATGAGCGAGAGGATCTCGAGAAAATCGCTGATGTGCTGAAGCGTTACGATATTTTTGTGATTAGTGATGAGATATACAGTGAACTGACATACGAAAAACAGCATGTTTCAATGGGGACAATATTGCCAGAACAGGCTTTGGTAATTAATGGTGTTTCAAAATCTCATGCAATGACCGGTTGGCGGATTGGAGTTGTTTGTGGTCCAGCTGACATCCTTGCAGAAGTTGGTAAAGTAAGTGAATTTACTGTAACTTCTGAAACCACTAACGCTCAACGGGCAGCTGTTGAAGCATTCACGAATGGTATGAATGATGCGATTCCAATGAAAGAAGAATATGCTAAACGTCAACAAATTTTGGTCAAGGGCCTAACTGAAGCTGGTTTTGAATGTCCTAATCCTAAGGGAGCTTTTTACATTTTTGCTAAAATTCCTGCGGGTATGAATCAAAATAGTGTCGATTTTTGCTATGAACTAGCCGAAAATGCCAAAGTTGCTGTAATTCCTGGAGCAACTTTTGGCCCCGGTGGGGAAGGTTACGTTCGAATTAGTTATGCAGCTAGTGAGGCGGACTTGCGCGAAGCGGTCAACCGAATTAAAGCATATGCATTAGTAAAATAG
- a CDS encoding histidine phosphatase family protein yields MTNFYFVRHGQTAANKAGLKQGIINTEITNLTDVGRQQASQLHEHFAIDFADLMIASPLQRTMDTANILNQTANLDVITDERILEISYGDWDGQSNATLQSEFPDVFEPVLHDVLPAYAAIANGETFQQIIYRVKQFMMDYAKQYPNGNLIVVTHGFTIKAAVLAATDNNDDLMAIEEPDNCSVTKITYDKDQENYYVRYFNRVVRDAFV; encoded by the coding sequence ATGACTAATTTTTACTTTGTTCGTCATGGCCAAACTGCTGCTAACAAAGCGGGTTTAAAACAAGGAATCATTAATACTGAGATTACCAATTTAACGGATGTTGGTCGACAGCAAGCAAGCCAACTGCACGAACATTTTGCAATTGATTTCGCAGATTTGATGATTGCTAGCCCGCTCCAACGGACTATGGATACCGCAAACATATTAAATCAAACCGCAAACTTAGATGTGATAACTGATGAACGAATCTTAGAGATTTCTTACGGCGATTGGGATGGTCAAAGTAATGCAACCCTCCAATCTGAATTTCCGGATGTTTTTGAACCTGTTTTGCATGACGTGTTACCTGCGTATGCAGCAATTGCTAATGGTGAGACATTTCAACAAATTATCTATCGTGTAAAACAGTTCATGATGGATTACGCCAAACAATATCCAAACGGTAATTTAATTGTTGTTACTCATGGATTTACTATTAAAGCTGCTGTATTAGCTGCCACGGATAATAACGATGATCTCATGGCAATTGAAGAACCGGATAATTGTAGTGTGACAAAGATCACTTACGACAAGGATCAAGAAAATTATTATGTTAGGTATTTCAACCGCGTCGTGAGGGATGCATTTGTCTAG
- a CDS encoding AzlD domain-containing protein, protein MNNYIYGSIIISGIVTWLLRVVPFGIVKNVKISKGVMSFLSFVPVAILSAIFMESLLVYNSGTWPAINIENLIASVPTIISGVISKSLMVVVIVGVISMACVRFLM, encoded by the coding sequence ATGAATAATTATATCTATGGTTCAATTATCATCAGTGGCATTGTAACTTGGTTACTGCGAGTGGTGCCATTTGGCATCGTTAAAAATGTAAAGATTTCAAAGGGCGTTATGAGTTTTCTAAGTTTTGTGCCAGTTGCCATCTTGTCCGCAATTTTTATGGAAAGCTTACTAGTTTACAATTCAGGAACTTGGCCCGCAATTAATATTGAGAATTTGATTGCTTCAGTTCCTACTATTATTAGTGGCGTTATTTCAAAAAGTTTGATGGTGGTAGTGATAGTAGGGGTTATTTCAATGGCGTGTGTTAGATTTTTGATGTAG
- a CDS encoding heavy metal translocating P-type ATPase produces MKIKNYASLISVVTVTIVAATVEFLFHLPHISQSIITIAGTIIALTMFIDMIKTLRSGKFGVDLLAITAVIATLAVSEYWAALIVLLMLTGGDALEDYAANKANSELQTLLDNSPQTAHLIKDESLEDIEVDAVAVNDELLVKPGEIVPVDGVVLSSSVTIDESSLTGESLPVHKQVNDTIMSGSLNQDSSFKMIARKTAKDSQYQNIIQLVKEAEEHPAPFVRMADRYAVPFTIVAYLIAGIAWYLSKDPVRFAEVLVVASPCPLILAAPIALVSGMSLSSRNGIIVKSGTTIEQLAKAKSMAFDKTGTITQGQLTVETTYAVPGYTTEKVLTLAASAEQQSSHILARSLVKSASVIMPVEDVKEVTAQGIEAKINGDLIKAGKASFVTDVRISTIDQTAVYVSINNEYIGYVAFKDTLRPEAKAVMNGLHQSGIHNLLMISGDKLAIANQIATEVGIDHVYAEKLPEEKIQIVQQLPSEKKPVVMVGDGVNDAPSLATADVGIAMGVHGATAASESADAVILKDDLSLVVTARRIAEHTMQVARNAVLIGIIVCIILMLIASTGVIPAIIGALFQEVVDTVTILWALRARNY; encoded by the coding sequence ATGAAAATCAAAAACTACGCCAGTCTAATCAGCGTTGTAACAGTGACGATTGTCGCGGCAACGGTAGAATTTCTATTCCATTTACCACACATTTCCCAATCGATCATCACAATAGCTGGGACCATTATTGCTTTGACCATGTTCATCGATATGATCAAGACATTACGGTCAGGAAAATTCGGCGTTGATTTGTTAGCCATAACAGCCGTAATTGCAACTTTAGCTGTGTCAGAATATTGGGCTGCCTTAATTGTTCTTCTTATGCTCACAGGTGGCGATGCATTAGAAGATTATGCGGCTAATAAGGCTAATTCCGAACTGCAAACCTTACTCGATAACTCACCGCAAACCGCACACCTGATAAAAGATGAGTCGCTTGAAGACATCGAAGTTGATGCGGTAGCTGTCAACGATGAATTGCTAGTTAAGCCTGGCGAAATCGTTCCCGTGGATGGCGTTGTCTTATCTTCATCAGTCACGATAGATGAATCTTCGCTAACTGGTGAATCCCTACCCGTCCATAAACAAGTCAATGATACAATTATGTCAGGATCACTAAACCAAGATTCTTCATTCAAAATGATTGCCCGTAAAACGGCCAAAGATAGCCAGTACCAAAATATTATCCAATTAGTTAAAGAAGCTGAGGAACATCCAGCACCATTTGTTAGAATGGCGGACCGTTATGCAGTGCCTTTTACTATCGTCGCTTATCTGATTGCTGGAATTGCTTGGTACCTATCTAAAGACCCAGTGAGATTTGCGGAAGTACTAGTTGTCGCATCCCCTTGTCCCCTGATTTTAGCTGCCCCGATTGCTTTAGTATCTGGAATGAGTCTTTCTTCTCGAAATGGAATTATTGTCAAAAGTGGAACGACTATCGAACAACTTGCTAAGGCTAAGTCAATGGCATTTGATAAAACAGGAACCATCACTCAAGGTCAATTAACAGTTGAAACAACCTATGCTGTTCCTGGATATACAACGGAAAAAGTATTGACACTAGCTGCAAGTGCGGAACAGCAATCAAGTCATATTTTGGCACGTTCATTGGTGAAGTCTGCCAGTGTTATTATGCCAGTTGAAGACGTTAAAGAAGTGACTGCACAAGGAATCGAAGCTAAGATAAACGGCGATTTGATAAAAGCAGGTAAAGCTAGTTTTGTTACCGACGTCAGAATTTCAACTATTGACCAAACTGCGGTCTATGTTTCCATTAATAACGAATATATTGGCTACGTGGCCTTCAAGGATACTCTTAGACCAGAAGCAAAAGCGGTCATGAACGGTCTTCATCAATCTGGAATTCACAACCTGCTGATGATTTCAGGTGACAAGCTTGCAATCGCAAACCAAATCGCAACTGAAGTCGGTATTGATCACGTATATGCTGAAAAACTCCCCGAAGAAAAGATTCAAATTGTTCAACAATTGCCTTCAGAAAAAAAGCCAGTTGTCATGGTCGGAGATGGTGTTAATGACGCACCTTCATTGGCCACTGCGGATGTTGGAATTGCAATGGGTGTGCACGGAGCAACAGCAGCATCTGAGTCAGCCGATGCAGTTATTTTGAAAGATGATTTATCATTAGTTGTAACTGCCAGAAGAATCGCTGAACACACTATGCAAGTCGCAAGAAATGCGGTTTTAATCGGAATAATCGTCTGTATCATTTTAATGTTGATTGCTAGTACCGGAGTCATCCCTGCTATCATCGGTGCTCTATTCCAAGAAGTTGTTGATACGGTGACAATTCTCTGGGCATTACGAGCAAGAAACTATTGA